The Priestia megaterium NBRC 15308 = ATCC 14581 region ATGAGTATATAACCGCTGAAGAATTTCCAGACGGGCCTTTCGGCTCTCCTGTTAATCAAAAACTGGGGAAATCTACTTCATGGGAAGAAGGGCAGCGAACGTATAGCGCATTTAATTATGAAAACAAAAATCTTCATGAAAAAGCGCAGAGATTATTTCCAGGCGCTCATCCTGTACATGATAACCCAGAGGAACATGAACAAAATCCAAGTTAATGTCTTTATTATGCTCTGAATATATTGCCCTATCTTTTTGCTGAATTATGTTGACAATAAGCAATTTAGCCTGTAATATAAAACGTAACTTATCACTGTTTCTACAGGATTCGACAAAATCTGATTTACTTAAACTTGTGATCTCAACTTCTATTTACAGCTATTAGAGCGCTGTAAGTAGAAGTTTTATTTATGTTATCGATCAAAAAGAAAAAAGCAGGTCTGCTCAAGCAGGCCTGCTTTTTTTATTATTGAACAGCGTCAAATTTATTTACTTTCCACTGAGAATTAGATTTATAGAATGTGACAGTTCGTTTTACGCTGCCGCCATCTACAGTTGGAACTGTGAATTCATAAGAGCGAACTGTTGCTGTTTGATACACAAGCTTTGTTTTTGCTTTTGACCACTCTAACATGCTGAATCCGTCGCCGATTGGGTGTGCAAGTTTGCCGTTATATGTGATATAGCCGTAATTTGTTAATCCTTTTTCTACTGCACTATTTGTAAATGTCTCAGATAAGTAGCTAGATAGCTCAGCTTTTGTATCAAATTCAGGGCAAAGATACACGTACTCAGTTCCTTTATATTCAAATGTACGTTCTGTACATTGTTTGTTTTTATAACCGTGCAGAGCACTCCAGAAATGATTGCTGGCACTAGCTGCAATTTTGACAGCATTTGCATCCGTTAATGTTGTAGATGTTGTTTGTGCTGTAACTCCAGTGCTTAGTGTAAAGAAAATAGCGATTGATGATAAAACTAGTCCAATTTTTTTCATTTCTAACTCACTCCTAATTAATTAACCTTATTTATGTAACAATTATGTGTTTTATATTTCTTTTGTTACATTTATATTACAATAAATCTGTAACAAAAGAAAGTGTTTTGGCTTTTTTTCTTAATTTTTTTTAGTTTTTTACTAGTTTCTAAACTAGGTATAGTAAGAGAATTACCAGTTAAAGGTTGATTTATTAACATTTTCAGGCGTTTCTTTCTACTTTTTAATCTTTTTATTACAAAAATATTGTTTGTAACGAAAATGTAATAAAAGAAGCTTAATACCTTTACGATACAGAAAAATAAAGATAAAACGGTGAAAAAGTGAATGTGAAAACTGTTTTTTCCTTTTTTTAGGCATATTTCTTTTGCCATTTACAGCTTTTTAGTAGGGTAGATTAAGTAGATTAAGAGGAGGCGAAAGGATGAAAGGCATTATACATAGTGAAAAAAGTGGAATAGCAGGCATGAAGTACAGAGACCTTCAGGAGATGCACCCTCAAAGGGGAGAAATAAAAATAAGGTTAAAAACAGCAGGTTTAAACCGGAGAGACTTGTTCGTTATGAAAAATCGAGGTAAAGGAGATAAGCCGATTATTCCCGGTTCAGACGGTGCAGGCATTATAGAGGAATTGGGAGAAGGCATAAAAGGTTTAAAAAAAGGAATGGAAGTAATTGTTAATCCGAGTCTAGAGTGGGATTGTGTAGAACACGTTCCACTTACACCTAAAATTTTAGGCGGTCCATCACATGGAACATTTGCAGAGTATGTAATCATACAAGCAAATAACGTTGTACAAAAGCCATCTTATCTATCTTGGAAACAGGCGGGGGTTCTTTCACTATCCGCTTTAACTGCTTATAGAGCTCTATTTACAAAAGGCCAATTAAAAAAAGGAGAGCACCTCCTTATTCCCGGTATAGGAAGCGGAGTCGCGACCTATGGATTGTTATTCGCAAAAGCTATCGGAGCTAACGTAACAGTCACTTCTAGAAGTGGTGAAAAAAGAAAGCAAGCTCTAAAGCATGGAGCGAATTATGCATTAGATAGCGGAAGCAACTTAAAAGAAGAAACCAACAATAGAAAAGTAGATATCATACTTGATAGTGTGGGGGCAGCTTTATTTCCTACTTATTTTGAAATATTAAAGCCAAATGGAAGAATTGTTAATTTTGGCGCAAGTTCTGGAAATGAAGTTGAATTACCTCTAAGAACCATTTTTTATCCTCAATTCAACATACTTGGTACGTCTATGGGAAGTCAGGAAGAATTCGTGGACATGATGGATTTTATAGAGAAACATCAAATTAAACCAATCGTCGATCGATTCTATCCGCTGTCAGAGGCAGTTGCAGCTTGCGAACGATTAGATAAAGGAAAACAATTCGGCAATATAGGTTTACTTATTTCAGAATAAAAAAACCCCCAGTGCTAACTGGGGACTTTTTTATATAATCAAACGTTTGTTTAAATGAAAGAAACACGGTAATAACAGTTTTTTAGCGCTTTTTTATCATAACCACCACGCCAATAAAAAGGTAACAAATCCTCCTATTATCAAAAATCCCATGCTGTATTTGAGCGTGTATTTAAACAGTTCACCTTCTTTTCCAGCCAGTCCCACTGCTCCGGCAGCGACAGCAATTGATTGAGGAGAAAGCATTTTAGCCATCACGCCGCCGGCAGTATTGGCCGCTACGAGAATAACCGGCAAGACATTAATTTGCTGAGCTGTAGTTAGCTGCAAGTTGCCGAACAGCGCATTATTTGA contains the following coding sequences:
- a CDS encoding IseA DL-endopeptidase inhibitor family protein produces the protein MKKIGLVLSSIAIFFTLSTGVTAQTTSTTLTDANAVKIAASASNHFWSALHGYKNKQCTERTFEYKGTEYVYLCPEFDTKAELSSYLSETFTNSAVEKGLTNYGYITYNGKLAHPIGDGFSMLEWSKAKTKLVYQTATVRSYEFTVPTVDGGSVKRTVTFYKSNSQWKVNKFDAVQ
- a CDS encoding zinc-binding dehydrogenase encodes the protein MKGIIHSEKSGIAGMKYRDLQEMHPQRGEIKIRLKTAGLNRRDLFVMKNRGKGDKPIIPGSDGAGIIEELGEGIKGLKKGMEVIVNPSLEWDCVEHVPLTPKILGGPSHGTFAEYVIIQANNVVQKPSYLSWKQAGVLSLSALTAYRALFTKGQLKKGEHLLIPGIGSGVATYGLLFAKAIGANVTVTSRSGEKRKQALKHGANYALDSGSNLKEETNNRKVDIILDSVGAALFPTYFEILKPNGRIVNFGASSGNEVELPLRTIFYPQFNILGTSMGSQEEFVDMMDFIEKHQIKPIVDRFYPLSEAVAACERLDKGKQFGNIGLLISE